In Penaeus vannamei isolate JL-2024 chromosome 14, ASM4276789v1, whole genome shotgun sequence, one DNA window encodes the following:
- the LOC113814611 gene encoding sarcoplasmic calcium-binding protein, alpha chain isoform X1: MAYSWDNRVKYVVRYMYDIDNNGFLDKNDFECLAVRNTLIEGRGEFSADAYANNQKIMRNLWNEIAELADFNKDGEVTVDEFKQAVQKHCQGKKYGDFPGAFKVFIANQFKAIDVNGDGKVGLDEYRLDCITRSAFAEVKEIDDAYNKLTTEDDRKAGGLTLERYQDLYAQFISNPDESCSACYLFGPLKVVQ; this comes from the exons ATGGCTTACAGCTGGGACAACCGCGTCAAGTACGTCGTCAGGTACATGTACG aCATTGACAACAATGGCTTCTTGGACAAGAACGACTTCGAGTGCCTTGCCGTCAGGAACACCCTGATTGAGGGCCGTGGCGAATTCAGCGCCGATGCCTATGCCAACAACCAGAAGATCATGAGGAACCTCTGGAACGAGATCGCCGAGCTCGCTGACTTCAACAAG GACGGCGAGGTAACTGTTGACGAGTTCAAGCAGGCTGTGCAGAAGCATTGCCAGGGCAAGAAATACGGCGATTTCCCCGGTGCCTTCAAGGTTTTCATTGCCAACCAGTTCAAGGCTATTGACGTTAACG GCGACGGCAAGGTTGGCCTCGATGAGTACAGGCTTGACTGCATTACCAGGTCTGCCTTTGCTGAGGTGAAGGAGATTGATGACGCTTACAACAAGCTCACCACT GAGGACGACAGGAAGGCCGGCGGACTCACCCTGGAGCGCTACCAGGACCTGTACGCTCAGTTCATCTCCAACCCCGATGAGTCTTGCAGCGCCTGCTACCTTTTCGGACCCCTGAAGGTGGTGCAGTAG
- the LOC113814611 gene encoding sarcoplasmic calcium-binding protein, alpha chain isoform X3, whose amino-acid sequence MAYSWDNRVKYVVRYMYDIDNNGFLDKNDFECLAVRNTLIEGRGEFSADAYANNQKIMRNLWNEIAELADFNKDGEVTVDEFMQAVQKNCSGKVYNTFPAAFKTFIANQFKTIDVNGDGKVGLDEYRLDCITRSAFAEVKEIDDAYNKLTTEDDRKAGGLTLERYQDLYAQFISNPDESCSACYLFGPLKVVQ is encoded by the exons ATGGCTTACAGCTGGGACAACCGCGTCAAGTACGTCGTCAGGTACATGTACG aCATTGACAACAATGGCTTCTTGGACAAGAACGACTTCGAGTGCCTTGCCGTCAGGAACACCCTGATTGAGGGCCGTGGCGAATTCAGCGCCGATGCCTATGCCAACAACCAGAAGATCATGAGGAACCTCTGGAACGAGATCGCCGAGCTCGCTGACTTCAACAAG GACGGCGAGGTCACCGTTGACGAATTCATGCAGGCAGTGCAGAAGAATTGCAGCGGCAAGGTTTACAATACCTTCCCTGCTGCCTTCAAAACATTCATTGCTAACCAGTTTAAGACCATTGATGTGAACG GCGACGGCAAGGTTGGCCTCGATGAGTACAGGCTTGACTGCATTACCAGGTCTGCCTTTGCTGAGGTGAAGGAGATTGATGACGCTTACAACAAGCTCACCACT GAGGACGACAGGAAGGCCGGCGGACTCACCCTGGAGCGCTACCAGGACCTGTACGCTCAGTTCATCTCCAACCCCGATGAGTCTTGCAGCGCCTGCTACCTTTTCGGACCCCTGAAGGTGGTGCAGTAG
- the LOC113814611 gene encoding sarcoplasmic calcium-binding protein, alpha chain isoform X2, with the protein MAYSWDNRVKYVVRYMYDIDNNGFLDKNDFECLAVRNTLIEGRGEFSADAYANNQKIMRNLWNEIAELADFNKNGEVTVDEFRKAVQNVCVGKSFNDFPTCFKVVISNFFKTVDVNGDGKVGLDEYRLDCITRSAFAEVKEIDDAYNKLTTEDDRKAGGLTLERYQDLYAQFISNPDESCSACYLFGPLKVVQ; encoded by the exons ATGGCTTACAGCTGGGACAACCGCGTCAAGTACGTCGTCAGGTACATGTACG aCATTGACAACAATGGCTTCTTGGACAAGAACGACTTCGAGTGCCTTGCCGTCAGGAACACCCTGATTGAGGGCCGTGGCGAATTCAGCGCCGATGCCTATGCCAACAACCAGAAGATCATGAGGAACCTCTGGAACGAGATCGCCGAGCTCGCTGACTTCAACAAG AATGGCGAGGTCACTGTCGACGAATTCAGGAAGGCAGTGCAGAACGTCTGTGTTGGCAAGAGTTTTAATGACTTCCCTACGTGCTTCAAAGTAGTCATTTCAAACTTTTTCAAGACCGTTGACGTGAATG GCGACGGCAAGGTTGGCCTCGATGAGTACAGGCTTGACTGCATTACCAGGTCTGCCTTTGCTGAGGTGAAGGAGATTGATGACGCTTACAACAAGCTCACCACT GAGGACGACAGGAAGGCCGGCGGACTCACCCTGGAGCGCTACCAGGACCTGTACGCTCAGTTCATCTCCAACCCCGATGAGTCTTGCAGCGCCTGCTACCTTTTCGGACCCCTGAAGGTGGTGCAGTAG